The following are encoded in a window of Alosa sapidissima isolate fAloSap1 chromosome 12, fAloSap1.pri, whole genome shotgun sequence genomic DNA:
- the fstl3 gene encoding follistatin-related protein 3, with translation MNAFVGLHCTLLFALSLIFGKYPADAGMCWLQQSQEPRCDMVLKRGVTREECCAGGRLDTAWSNTTLPINEVSLLGFLGIVSCKPCKENCDGVKCGPGKVCKMKLGRPQCVCSPDCGSISGKHAVCGSDGNSYRDECDLLMARCKGQPDLEIMYQGECKKSCSNVVCPGTHTCVTDQTNSAHCVMCRTAPCPLPMATESPICGNDNITYSSACHLRRATCFRGRSIGVRHYGHCASVEGSEENSLD, from the exons ATGAACGCTTTCGTCGGTCTGCATTGCACATTACTTTTTGCGTTGAGCCTGATATTTGGAAAATATCCTGCCGATG CCGGGATgtgctggctgcagcagagccagGAGCCGCGTTGTGACATGGTGCTCAAGAGGGGGGTGACCCGTGAGGAGTGCTGTGCCGGTGGCCGTCTAGACACCGCCTGGTCCAACACCACTCTGCCCATCAACGAGGTCAGCCTGCTTGGATTTCTGGGAATCGTGTCCTGTAAGCCTTGCAAAG agaACTGCGATGGTGTCAAGTGTGGCCCTGGGAAGGTGTGTAAGATGAAGTTGGGGCGgccccagtgtgtgtgctccccCGACTGTGGCAGTATCTCCGGCAAGCACGCCGTCTGCGGCAGCGATGGCAACTCTTACCGAGACGAGTGCGACCTCCTCATGGCCAGGTGCAAAGGGCAGCCAGATCTGGAGATCATGTACCAGGGGGAATGCAAAA AGTCTTGCTCCAACGTGGTATGCCCTGGCACGCACACCTGTGTGACTGACCAGACCAACAGTGCCCACTGTGTCATGTGCCGCACAGCCCCCTGCCCCCTGCCCATGGCAACTGAGTCCCCCATATGTGGCAACGACAACATCACTTACTCCAGCGCCTGCCACCTCCGCAGGGCCACCTGCTTCAGAGGGCGGTCCATAGGAGTCCGCCACTACGGCCATTGCGCAA GTGTAGAGGGGAGTGAGGAGAATTCCCTCGACTAA